One Clavelina lepadiformis chromosome 1, kaClaLepa1.1, whole genome shotgun sequence genomic region harbors:
- the LOC143472522 gene encoding alpha/beta hydrolase domain-containing protein 17C-like gives MSLTGRELCRLLCCPPCPGHIAAKLAFIPPDPTYSVMPDETGNKYILHLTERAEWQYSEREQQRLEVFLVRTSRGNRVSCMYVKCNSETPASKYTILFSHGNAVDLGQMSSFYVGLSARLGVNIFSYDYSGYGASGGSPTEKNIYADIEAAFQALRQKYAVSPEHIILYGQSIGTVPTIDLARKFECAAVVLHSPLLSGLRVAFPDTKRTWFFDVFPSIEKIPKVTSPVLVIHGTEDEVIDFSHGLAIYEQCPRAVEPLWVEGAGHNDIELYSQYVDRLRQFIHVELPN, from the exons ATGAGCTTAACCGGTCGTGAGTTGTGTCGCCTCTTGTGCTGTCCTCCCTGCCCTGGACACATTGCTGCCAAGTTGGCATTTATTCCACCTGATCCCACCTATTCTGTTATGCCTGATGAGACAGGTAATAAATATATCTTACATTTAACTGAAAGAGCGGAATGGCAATATTCTGAGCGTGAGCAGCAAAGACTGGAG GTGTTTTTAGTGCGGACATCCAGGGGTAATCGTGTATCTTGCATGTATGTGAAATGCAATTCTGAAACACCAGCCAGCAAGTACACAATCCTTTTCTCACATGGCAATGCAGTTGATTTGGGTCAAATGAGTTCTTTCTATGTCGGACTTTCAGCTCGTTTAGGTGTCAACATATTTTCATATGACTATTCTGGCTATGGTGCTAGTGGTGGATCTCCCACTGAGAAGAACATATACGCAGACATTGAAGCAGCGTTTCAGGCCCTTCGCCAAAA ATATGCAGTAAGTCCGGAACATATTATTCTCTATGGCCAAAGTATTGGAACTGTGCCAACTATTGACCTTGCCCGAAAGTTTGAATGTGCAGCAGTTGTCCTTCACTCCCCACTCCTGTCAGGATTAAGAGTTGCCTTTCCAGACACAAAGAGAACAtggttttttgatgtttttccCAG CATTGAAAAGATTCCAAAAGTAACATCACCTGTCTTGGTGATTCACGGAACAGAAGATGAAGTGATAGATTTCTCCCATGGCCTTGCCATATATGAACAATGTCCCCGTGCTGTTGAACCATTATGGGTCGAAG GGGCTGGCCACAATGATATAGAACTCTACAGCCAATATGTGGACAGGTTACGACAGTTCATACACGTGGAACTTCCCAATTGA
- the LOC143472490 gene encoding neurochondrin-like isoform X2 codes for MEEASQEPLERFNSLLKVVRKADNDNEKFASLLIITKMVKADVLTQQQRKKLFQALGLSFPLKLIANNDESDTSQRQMLSNLGFSLLSAYSSVEDLLCSPELERAIPLTLRVLEKCLELPDSSEDHDAFDTNDCMQFLTAVATTDIGCKSILRHNGLRTLVTLFNSVAETETILMLWCILIHLSNYDGSTVWEDDKDIMLVFLENVSLMMKNNTSAETFELMSQLTCLLNTCPLTSSEFYFNHSWIDNIATTVLNVLCSRVSSEQRNPTLKLCHCLTEKYKFKWTCKVQDKNLASLLTRLALVEIKMLFFKKDAGGTEWESEEMSLLLSCFALFEAACSHIAEYDQERDGDYLVFSFQDIQKLCNSLQETVSLVVEKPLSALIETGEATHFLTACLRMIGSWLNVEYFATSEEGLKIVTPALSAFKLSVKLNPYDSVKAFTPALLHYIDHPRTKSTVIDSKIMSILCELLYEHEQNLPLEPKVLICQCLMALCLETENAQQFQEILSFLMEKSIKETNLIIMFYTLTLSLMLWNKCATAMDSISLRDRLFKKLVTLLHGVHATKGSCIEVSKKYLDIWEDVDQLWFIMVKEFIRAAQSNKD; via the exons ATGGAAGAAGCTTCCCAAGAGCCTTTAGAGCGGTTCAATTCTTTGCTAAAAGTTGTTAGAAAAGCTGACAACGACAATGAGAAATTTGCTTCGCTTCTGATAATTACAAAGATGGTAAAAGCTGATGTGCTTACTCAGCAGcagagaaaaaaattgtttcaagcATTAGGCCTTTCCTTTCCACTAAAACTGATTGCAAACAATGATGAAAGTGACACATCTCAAAGGCAAATGCTCAGTAATCTAGGATTTTCACTGTTGTCAGCGTATTCATCAGTTGAAGATCTCCTTTGTTCACCTGAACTTGAAAGAGCAATACCACTTACACTCAGAGTTCTTGAAAAGTGTTTGGAACTTCCTGATTCATCAGAAGACCACGATGCATTTGATACAAATGATTGCATGCAGTTTTTAACAGCAGTTGCAACTACTGATATAGGCTGTAAATCTATACTTCGACATAATGGATTAAGGACTTTAGTCACTTTATTCAATAGCGTTGCTGAAACCGAAACAATACTGATGCTTTggtgcattttgattcatcTTTCCAACTATGATGGAAGTACAGTTTGGGAAGATGATAAAGACATAATGTTGGTTTTTCTGGAAAACGTAAGCTTAATGATGAAGAACAATACAAGTGctgaaacatttgaactaaTGTCACAGCTAACTTGCCTGTTAAATACTTGTCCATTAACATCTtctgaattttattttaatcattCATGGATTGATAATATCGCAACCACTGTCTTAAATGTGCTGTGTAGCCGAGTAAGCTCAGAGCAAAGAAATCCTACCTTAAAACTTTGCCACTGCCTTACCGAGAAATACAAGTTTAAGTGGACTTGTAAAGTTCAAGATAAAAACCTGGCATCACTGCTTACACGACTGGCATTGGTTGAAATCAAAATGCTATTTTTTAAGAAAGATGCAGGTGGGACAGAGTGGGAAAGCGAAGAGATGTCTCTGTTGCTCagttgttttgctttgtttgaagCAGCATGCTCACATATTGCGGAATATGACCAGGAAAGAGATGGTGATTATCTAGTGTTTTCATTTCAAGATATTCAGAAACTATGTAACTCACTTCAGGAAACTGTTAGTTTGGTTGTTGAGAAACCACTTTCAGCACTTATAGAAACTGGAGAAGCAACTCATTTCTTGACTGCATGTTTGAGAATGATTGGGTCATGGCTTAATGTTGAATACTTTGCTACCTCTGAAGAAGGTCTGAAAATTGTCACTCCTGCACTAAGTGCTTTTAAACTTAGCGTAAAGCTGAATCCTTATGATAGTGTGAAAGCTTTTACACCCGCCTTGTTACATTATATTGATCATCCACGTACCAAAAGCACTGTTATAGACAGCAAAATCATGTCAATCTTGTGTGAATTATTATACGAGCATGAACAAAATCTGCCGCTCGAACCCAAAGTACTCATCTGCCAATGCCTTATGGCACTGTGCCTTGAAACTGAAAATGCTCAGCAGTTCCAGGAAATACTGTCCTTCCTAATGGAAAAATCAATTAAAGAAACCAATCTAATTATTATGTTTTACACCCTGACTTTGTCACTGATGCTGTGGAATAAATGTGCGACTGCTATGGATAGTATTTCACTGAGAGACCgattgtttaaaaaacttgttaCTCTACTTCATGGAGTCCATGCAACCAAAGGTTCCTGCATTGAAGTTTCAAAGAA GTACTTGGATATTTGGGAAGATGTAGACCAACTATGGTTCATCATGGTCAAAGAGTTTATCAGAGCTGCACAATCCAACAAAG ACTAA
- the LOC143472490 gene encoding neurochondrin-like isoform X1, protein MEEASQEPLERFNSLLKVVRKADNDNEKFASLLIITKMVKADVLTQQQRKKLFQALGLSFPLKLIANNDESDTSQRQMLSNLGFSLLSAYSSVEDLLCSPELERAIPLTLRVLEKCLELPDSSEDHDAFDTNDCMQFLTAVATTDIGCKSILRHNGLRTLVTLFNSVAETETILMLWCILIHLSNYDGSTVWEDDKDIMLVFLENVSLMMKNNTSAETFELMSQLTCLLNTCPLTSSEFYFNHSWIDNIATTVLNVLCSRVSSEQRNPTLKLCHCLTEKYKFKWTCKVQDKNLASLLTRLALVEIKMLFFKKDAGGTEWESEEMSLLLSCFALFEAACSHIAEYDQERDGDYLVFSFQDIQKLCNSLQETVSLVVEKPLSALIETGEATHFLTACLRMIGSWLNVEYFATSEEGLKIVTPALSAFKLSVKLNPYDSVKAFTPALLHYIDHPRTKSTVIDSKIMSILCELLYEHEQNLPLEPKVLICQCLMALCLETENAQQFQEILSFLMEKSIKETNLIIMFYTLTLSLMLWNKCATAMDSISLRDRLFKKLVTLLHGVHATKGSCIEVSKKYLDIWEDVDQLWFIMVKEFIRAAQSNKGIANIAVETPFPEKVKTLLTYCADSSTEPALSYGLLDVLFSSLN, encoded by the exons ATGGAAGAAGCTTCCCAAGAGCCTTTAGAGCGGTTCAATTCTTTGCTAAAAGTTGTTAGAAAAGCTGACAACGACAATGAGAAATTTGCTTCGCTTCTGATAATTACAAAGATGGTAAAAGCTGATGTGCTTACTCAGCAGcagagaaaaaaattgtttcaagcATTAGGCCTTTCCTTTCCACTAAAACTGATTGCAAACAATGATGAAAGTGACACATCTCAAAGGCAAATGCTCAGTAATCTAGGATTTTCACTGTTGTCAGCGTATTCATCAGTTGAAGATCTCCTTTGTTCACCTGAACTTGAAAGAGCAATACCACTTACACTCAGAGTTCTTGAAAAGTGTTTGGAACTTCCTGATTCATCAGAAGACCACGATGCATTTGATACAAATGATTGCATGCAGTTTTTAACAGCAGTTGCAACTACTGATATAGGCTGTAAATCTATACTTCGACATAATGGATTAAGGACTTTAGTCACTTTATTCAATAGCGTTGCTGAAACCGAAACAATACTGATGCTTTggtgcattttgattcatcTTTCCAACTATGATGGAAGTACAGTTTGGGAAGATGATAAAGACATAATGTTGGTTTTTCTGGAAAACGTAAGCTTAATGATGAAGAACAATACAAGTGctgaaacatttgaactaaTGTCACAGCTAACTTGCCTGTTAAATACTTGTCCATTAACATCTtctgaattttattttaatcattCATGGATTGATAATATCGCAACCACTGTCTTAAATGTGCTGTGTAGCCGAGTAAGCTCAGAGCAAAGAAATCCTACCTTAAAACTTTGCCACTGCCTTACCGAGAAATACAAGTTTAAGTGGACTTGTAAAGTTCAAGATAAAAACCTGGCATCACTGCTTACACGACTGGCATTGGTTGAAATCAAAATGCTATTTTTTAAGAAAGATGCAGGTGGGACAGAGTGGGAAAGCGAAGAGATGTCTCTGTTGCTCagttgttttgctttgtttgaagCAGCATGCTCACATATTGCGGAATATGACCAGGAAAGAGATGGTGATTATCTAGTGTTTTCATTTCAAGATATTCAGAAACTATGTAACTCACTTCAGGAAACTGTTAGTTTGGTTGTTGAGAAACCACTTTCAGCACTTATAGAAACTGGAGAAGCAACTCATTTCTTGACTGCATGTTTGAGAATGATTGGGTCATGGCTTAATGTTGAATACTTTGCTACCTCTGAAGAAGGTCTGAAAATTGTCACTCCTGCACTAAGTGCTTTTAAACTTAGCGTAAAGCTGAATCCTTATGATAGTGTGAAAGCTTTTACACCCGCCTTGTTACATTATATTGATCATCCACGTACCAAAAGCACTGTTATAGACAGCAAAATCATGTCAATCTTGTGTGAATTATTATACGAGCATGAACAAAATCTGCCGCTCGAACCCAAAGTACTCATCTGCCAATGCCTTATGGCACTGTGCCTTGAAACTGAAAATGCTCAGCAGTTCCAGGAAATACTGTCCTTCCTAATGGAAAAATCAATTAAAGAAACCAATCTAATTATTATGTTTTACACCCTGACTTTGTCACTGATGCTGTGGAATAAATGTGCGACTGCTATGGATAGTATTTCACTGAGAGACCgattgtttaaaaaacttgttaCTCTACTTCATGGAGTCCATGCAACCAAAGGTTCCTGCATTGAAGTTTCAAAGAA GTACTTGGATATTTGGGAAGATGTAGACCAACTATGGTTCATCATGGTCAAAGAGTTTATCAGAGCTGCACAATCCAACAAAGGTATAGCAAATATTGCAGTTGAAACCCCTTTTCCTGAAAAGGTTAAAACATTATTAACTTATTGTGCTGACAGTTCAACAGAACCAGCATTAAGTTATGGGTTACTGGATGTGTTATTTTCTTCGCTTAACTGA